ATTCGGCTGTCCAGGTCGTAGCCGTGGTTGCAACAGGTGTTACACTCACCGGGCGGTAATTCAAACCTTTGCCAACCTGGAAAGTAAATTCAGCGGTTGATGCCGTGGTTTTTGAAACAGGTCCGTAAACACAACTGACAGCGCTGCCACCAATGAAACCGCCGGAAGTGCCAAATACAAGTTTGGCGCCGGAGGAAGTTGTAAGAATGCCTGACGTCAGCGTAACATTTCCGGTAGTATTCAATGTAGAATTGCAGGTGGCGCCTGCTGCATTGTTCATCAGCAGATTTCCCCATTCGCTGCCGGTACCACTCAGCGACTGATTAACAGTGCCGCCCAAAATCAATTTACCTGCACCGGAATGAATGCCATTGTTCAGTACGGTTCCCTTGGCTGTTGCATCGAAGCCGCCATTCGCAAGCGTTGTTCCCGTTCCAATGCTGAGAGTACTGTTCACCGTAATGGCATTGGCCATCGTCTTAATGCCGCTGTTGCTGCATGCTAACTGATAATAGGTGCGGTCGGTAACTGTTTGTGCGCCGCCGGCAGCATAGTCAACGGTTCCTGCATTACTGATGCCATTCATGTTCCAGTCAAGGTCAGCTGTTCTGTTTTTGAAGGCCACTGCAGCGGCGGATTCTGAAAGCAGGCCTTTGCCAAGTCCGCCGGAATTTTCAACATAAATTACACCATTGCTACCCATCACAACACTGGGTCCGCCGGTGGGCACATAACCAATGTCTTCCGTTTCCGTTTCCGACCCGGCCACTTCACCACCATTTTCAATTCGAAGTGATCCATTCACCGAAAGGGTATTGTCTGAATGAACGGCAAGTGCTGATCCATTGGTGACTTTCCAGTTTCCGTTCACCGTCCAGTTAGCCATAGATTCGGAGATCTGTGCCAGTGTGAGATCACCAAGCGGACTTGATGATTGCACATCTGCGTCAAATACCCTGAACGCAACATTCAGTGTATTGGGTGTTCCCACGGAACCACCGTTAAGATTCATCTGCGGGAAAGCGCCCTGTGCATCAAAGAGTCCGAAGAAACAGGTTCTTACCAGGAAATCTTCAGCCGTAAACGGAACATCAATCGTATGCGTTTCACTGCTTGCCCAGGTCATGCTTCCGCCCAGCGTGATGACAGGATTGTTAGGTTCCGTTCCTCCAAACACCTTGGTGTTTCCCACAAAAACAAAAATATCGGTCATGTTCCATTCTCCGCTAATGCTGAGGGAAGTAGCATTTCCGGCTCCGCCAAAACAGTTTGGGCCCAATACGCCAAATGCAGTAGCAGCATTCGATTGCGACATGGAAGGAGAGATAAACGCGCCATTCACATTCATGGTAACATTTGCGTTGGTGGCATCATTTAATATCATGGCAGCATTCACGGTGAGGGTGGTAACCGAAGTGAAAATATTTACGCTCGAGGTGATTTTAGCGCCACTGCCTCCGAGTTTGAAACTTGCAAAGTTGTGAGTGATTGTTGCATTATTGGTAGCGCAGCCGATTAACAATCCCTGTTTGATCACCATGCTATCCGCAGTGGTGATGCTGACATTCAGTTTAGTGGGCGCTGTTTCTGATGGTGTGAAGGTTCCGCCGCCGTAATCAATCACAAATTTTCCGCCGGTATTGTTCAGCGTAAGTTTATTGAGGTTGATGGTACTGGTTCCGCCGATGGATTGGGTGACTGAATTACCAATGACCATATTACATTTATTCGTGCCATTGACCAGATTCATATTCCCGTTGTTGGTGAAACTCGTTCCGTTGTAATTAAATGTGTGCAAGGTAGCAGTACCTGGCGCTGCACAAATAAAAGAACCGCTTCCGTTAATGGTAAAATTGCCGGTCACCGTCCAGGTGCGGCCAGTACCGGTGGCATCCCATTGCAGGGTGCCGCTGACGGTCACATTGGTGATATTATTCGGATTGACGTTGATGCTGACCGTATGTCCGGAACTGATTACCACTTCATCATTTGCCAAGGGTACAGTGCCTCCCCAAACTGCAGTATTATTCCAGTCGCCTGACATGGCAGTGGTGCGGATGGTAGCTGAAACAGACAGCGAACAGATGGCTAAAGCAAAAAAGAGAATGGCTGATTTTTTCATGGTTGAAGAGTTTGGGTGTTGAATGAGTAAATGTAAATTTTTATTTTACACCATGAAAATCAACATCGGAATTTTCGCTATGCGCGAAAAGAAAATACGTTTTTCGGCTGATCTGTTCTGTTGAATGCGTTACATAGGAAGGTTAATACGATGTTGTCCGCTGGAACCTATATTGCGCAGAAAGATTAAGTTAGCAGTTGAAAATACGCTTATGAAAAATACACTTTTACAATTCCTGCTAATCGCAGCATTGTCTGCATGTTTTACAACAAATACTTCTGCACAATGCATTCCCAATAACGACACGGTGGCTGGCATTGAGCCGGATACACTTTCTACGGCTTATGTGGGTGTGCCCTATGAGCAGATTATTTATTTTAAACTCCCATTAGACACCTCTGTCCAATTTGGACCGTTTACGGTCGCTTTGATTATCGACTCACTGGTGATCGACAGTTATACCGGATTGCCGCCTTCCTTTTCATTAGCCTGCAATTCGCCGTCGTGCACCTTGCTTGGCGGACAGAACGGTTGTGCAGCTATAACCGGTACGGCAACGGATGATGAGGCCGGATATCATCCATTGAATGTTTATGTAACGACGTATGTATCGGATACTTTCGGGACACCCGTCGGCGGTTTTCCTGATACCATTGATTTTTATTTCCTCGATGTGCAATTTGCTACCGGTGTTGCTGATGCTGCTCCTTTAACCTGGAATATGGGAGCATTTTATCCGAACCCTTCTGATGAAGAGTTGTTTATACCATTCACTTCGCCTTTAAATTCTACGGCCGACTATTCAGTGACGGATATATCCGGCAGGGTTATGAAGTATGAGAAAACTGTGATAAAAAAAGGGCATAATACCCTCAGTATGTCAATCGCTGATTTGCCGGATGGATGTTATTTCATCACTATCAGGACACAGGATTATGTTGCTGCTGAAAAATTTCAGGTTCTGCATTGAAGAAACGTACTTTATCCTGAGCAAATACCGACTGCAACTTATTTTACCAGGTAGGGTAAGAATATCACAGCGCCTATTATGACTGCTGTGATGGAAGTAATCAAAACAGATGCAGCCGAGATATCCTTGACGTTACCTGCATTTTCATTGAATTGGGGTGCTACTATATCCGTCAGTTTCTCGATGGCTGTATTGAGGTATTCTACCGCCAATACACAACCAATGGCAGCTACAAGCCAAAGCCATTCACTGCGGGGCAAGTGGAAGTATATGCCTGCACTCACGGCTGCAAAGGCAGCGAGCAAATGAATACGGATATTATTTTCAGTAATAAAAGCGGATCTCATGCCCGACAGCGCGGGGCGAAAACTGCGGATCATTTTCAGCAAGTTCATGATGCATTATTTTTTTGAGCGGTGCGTGCAAAATAAAAGAGAAACGGATAGGTGATTCCCATCAATGCAGAAAACAACATGGTCATGGCAAACGAAGCAGGCGTGAACAATGTGTCCTGCACATCATTTATAATCGGTACAGGTGAAAGGAATCTATCCCAGCTGTTCCACCTTAGTACTCTGCCAAGGTAAATCCCATAACTGCTCATCACCATCAGCAAGGTAATCATCAGCCACGAAAGCCATGATGACAGCACTTGCTGCAGTATACTGTGGATCAGATTTAATGAAACAAGTCCTGTCATGAAGCCAGTAAAAGCATAACCAAAAACCAATACAGCGTCATACCATGTCGGGATACCAGCGCGGGAGCGCATATGTATGAGGTCAGTAATAAGGTATGGGGCATTGGGGAAAAACAACAGCCACAAAAGGGCCGGCGCTAAAATGCCGATAGTATTATAGCCGCTGTGATAATTACGGTAAGCCCAAAAGGCAAAAACAACCGGCAGCCAGGCCAGAAAGAGGTTCCATAACAGAAAGCCATAATAGGTGTCTTGTGTATAAAAAACCCTTACGCCGTACATCACCATCATTAAGAAGGTCAGGAGTATTGGCATGATGATGATATTGAATCTGTTGGGCTGACGATGAAACAAATACAGGATGATTTTCATGGGTTTTTATGGGTTGAATAAGCTGAAAATTTTATAGCTGAAATGAGCCTTCGACAGGTGAAGAGCAGTGTAAATGCGGTAACGCCGAATAAGCAATCAATCAACTGATGAAAAAAGGGAATGCCTCGTAAGGGCCCTGCCACCAGTGCCATTGGAATGACCATGATGCAGGCGATAATTCCCCAATCTATTACCCAGCTGTTTTTTACAGGATCACGATAAGGCCCGAGAAAAGCAATGGCAATAACAAAATGTGCAAAGGCCAGCCAATCAGTTCCGTAGGCAATAAACGGATAATTGTCATGCACATCCGTCAAGCCAATTGTCACGCGATGAATCCATAAACAGAACCGGTTGTGGAAGTTGTTGGCAGCCAGCCATTGATCCAGCAGTTGCAACTCGGCGTGTAGCGGAAATGCCGTGATACCACTCACTATCAATCCAGCCATCATGATCACCATCAGCAACCTGATCCTGTGTCTTGATATTTGTTCACTCATAAAACTGAGATTGTGATTTCAGGTAATCATAAACGCGGGCATCTTGGAGGTTCCAGGATGGCCAGGAAGTCGCTTCATAGGATTGTAAAAAACTTTTGCCCTTCTGTATAATCCACTGCTGATAGCCGGTTAATGGAGTGGTATTGGTTGTATTTTCAAAGGGATGGTCGTATTCCAGGATAACTGGCAATGCACGATGCGACAACGTCATCAGGAAATTACGGTCGATGTGCTCATCATCGAAATGCGTAAGGTTGTAAGTGGCAATCATCGGATCCCAGCTAAAGCAACTCATCAATACTAGTAAAATACAAATGGCCCAGCCTTCCATCCGGAAGAGGTAGAAGAATGATCTTTTGTCCCTTATTTTAAGAAATAAAATCGACAGGGAAAAAAGAATAAGCAATAGAAAAAACAGGACACCGATTCTTTTATAGGCCAGTCCATAATCACGGATGTAGTAATAATTTCTGATAGCCGCTGTAAAAGCAAGAATGCCATTTTGTGCAATCCAGAGGCAGGACAGTTGCAAAAGGCGACGGTTATTTTTAAGGAAATTCAGATTGCCCCTGAAGAAAAACAGCAGGATGGCCATGGCAACGGCAATACTGAACAGCAGGAGATAGGTACTTTCATGCACTGCCTGTGATCGTGTGTGAGGCGATGCGAGACTGGTATTTTCAAACCATACCATCTTGATATCAACCACGTTTACAAATAACAGCAATCCGTTCACCATCAACAGCAGCAATATTGCCCGGTTATATTCATTGCTCAGGCTGCGCATGGATTTCCTGAAGAACAGCTGCCACCAATCAATTTCACCGGGCTTTCCCGTTGGCTTCAGCCGTTTCCGCTGCAGAAAATCGCCTTGCTGTAATTCCATCTTCACGATCAGCTGAAGATCACGTTTCAGGAAAATACCGGCGGCGATCAGTAGTGAAAAAACAAAAAAAGTTATGGTTGACGGAGAAATATAGTCAAACAGTATTTTGATCTGGTCATACAGAAATGTCATCACCTGACCTGAAACCGATTCAAACTGCTGATCGGCATTAACGTATAAAATGAAAAAGAAAAGCAGTACGGCCAGGGGCAATATACTGAGGCGCAGCAATTTGAGTAAGGATGACAATGGCTTATTGTTCTTGCCGAAATGTTCCAGCGCATTCCACCACGACAGCGGTGAGGCAATCAGTCCCAGCCATGACGTCAACAGTGCGCCACCGGAAGAACGTAAATCGCGCTGATGAATAAATCCAACCATCACGCCAAATAACAACCAATAGGCAATGATACTGATGTCGGTATTGAAAATCAGGACAGCAATTGCACAAAGCAGGACAGCGGCAAACGAAGCTATTACAGTTGCTCTGCGGAAAGCGCCAGGATGAATAATGGACAGCACAGCAGACGACAGCAGTAAAAAAAGCGGCATATTGATGCCTGGCCATTCATTTTTAAAAAGAAAATAAAATACGATAGCCATTCCGACGGCCGGCAGGTATAAAGTTGCATGTGGTTTCATAAAAAAGTACTTTTTATTACAAAGTATGATTGCAAAAAAATTATCTGTTGCTTTTGATCAGTTTTTCCAATGCGCCGAGGTGATCCTTAAATGCCTTTTTCCCGGCTGCCGTTGCACTGTAGGATGTATTGGTTTTTCTGCCAAGAAAACTCTTTTTCACCGCGAGGTAATTGCATTTTTCAAGTGCCGCAATATGCGTTGCCAGGTTGCCGTCGGTCAGTTGCAGCAGTTCTTTCATGGTATTAAAATCAATCTTGTCATGCACCATCAGCAGCGACATGATTCCCAACCGCTGTCTGCTTTCAAATGCCTTATTGATGAGTGTGATAATCTCTTTCATCGTTCGTATTTGAAATACATCATCGCACCGTAAATAATATGCAACACGCCAAAACCGAATGCCCAGAAGAGAAGGCCGTAACCCGGAGAAACGGAAGCGAGCAAACCGGTAATAATCTCGCAAAAGCCCAGGTAGCGAATATCAGACAGCGTGTACTTGCTGGCATTAATCAGTGCAAGGCCATAAAAAACAAGGGTGGCCGGTGCCATCAGTGCAGGTGCATGGTAGAGTAGTACCAGGCAAAATAATCCACCTGCTATCAGTGGAATGGCAAGGTTTATCAAAAGATTCCGGCTGGAAGCGTCCCATATCTTCTGACCTTTGCGCTTTGCATTCCTGGTGGTAAAAAATATGCCTGTAACCACTGACATCAGTAAAACACCGCATGCCACAGCCGCCAGGAACCAGAGTGCAGGAACCTGGTCAACAATATTCCAGATAAACCCTGCATAGTCATGGTGCACATATTGCCAGGTGATAAAGGCACCTGCTAATGCAAAAGTGCCGGCGCAGATTCCCGAAAGGCCACTCAATGAAATGAAGCGGGAAGAACGCTCCATGAGCGAGCGAATTTCCTGCAGATCTTCCAGGTGCCGGTCAGCGGATGAATTTGCCATGTTAAAAGTGCTTTGTAATGCAAAGTAAAAACTAATATTCCGTAATTTTATTGCGCGGGATAAAATAATTTATCACATCAGTTGTGAACGCGGGTATTTATACTTTATCTGTTTTCAGTGGGCATTTATATTATTTCCCGCCGTGTCACTCTCTTTCAATGCTGAACATTGGAACAAGCATACATCGCAACAATCGTTGTCTGACTGCTTTCTA
Above is a genomic segment from Chitinophagales bacterium containing:
- a CDS encoding T9SS type A sorting domain-containing protein, with amino-acid sequence MKKSAILFFALAICSLSVSATIRTTAMSGDWNNTAVWGGTVPLANDEVVISSGHTVSINVNPNNITNVTVSGTLQWDATGTGRTWTVTGNFTINGSGSFICAAPGTATLHTFNYNGTSFTNNGNMNLVNGTNKCNMVIGNSVTQSIGGTSTINLNKLTLNNTGGKFVIDYGGGTFTPSETAPTKLNVSITTADSMVIKQGLLIGCATNNATITHNFASFKLGGSGAKITSSVNIFTSVTTLTVNAAMILNDATNANVTMNVNGAFISPSMSQSNAATAFGVLGPNCFGGAGNATSLSISGEWNMTDIFVFVGNTKVFGGTEPNNPVITLGGSMTWASSETHTIDVPFTAEDFLVRTCFFGLFDAQGAFPQMNLNGGSVGTPNTLNVAFRVFDADVQSSSPLGDLTLAQISESMANWTVNGNWKVTNGSALAVHSDNTLSVNGSLRIENGGEVAGSETETEDIGYVPTGGPSVVMGSNGVIYVENSGGLGKGLLSESAAAVAFKNRTADLDWNMNGISNAGTVDYAAGGAQTVTDRTYYQLACSNSGIKTMANAITVNSTLSIGTGTTLANGGFDATAKGTVLNNGIHSGAGKLILGGTVNQSLSGTGSEWGNLLMNNAAGATCNSTLNTTGNVTLTSGILTTSSGAKLVFGTSGGFIGGSAVSCVYGPVSKTTASTAEFTFQVGKGLNYRPVSVTPVATTATTWTAEYFASGYVNTSSVLAPVTSVNTHSYWTVDRISGADGTVKLQWNTTEALADLNGLTVARWDGTQWTDAGVTATTGGISSGTVTSATVSSFSPFTLGEANTIATGVITGSPFCPGTAVSVPFTSTGTFGGSNVYTAQISDKMGSFDAAVAMGTLTSSANTGTINAVIPSKTAGGTKFRIRVISSSPAVTGSNNGSNLKVTSCDAPTGITVSPINSTNATINWTAVPCAYTYTIQYRVQGTSKWTKKKDLTGTSKKLTSLLANTVYEYKMQTVCTADNKSKSSFTDVQTFTTLLKLEAPSAPDLQAVQLYPNPGSNTVVISFESKNTGDAEIKIFNTVGQQLLSFPAIAVEGLNEVSIDIRSLPAGVYIVKLINGNESALQKLVKE
- a CDS encoding T9SS type A sorting domain-containing protein, with protein sequence MKNTLLQFLLIAALSACFTTNTSAQCIPNNDTVAGIEPDTLSTAYVGVPYEQIIYFKLPLDTSVQFGPFTVALIIDSLVIDSYTGLPPSFSLACNSPSCTLLGGQNGCAAITGTATDDEAGYHPLNVYVTTYVSDTFGTPVGGFPDTIDFYFLDVQFATGVADAAPLTWNMGAFYPNPSDEELFIPFTSPLNSTADYSVTDISGRVMKYEKTVIKKGHNTLSMSIADLPDGCYFITIRTQDYVAAEKFQVLH
- a CDS encoding diacylglycerol kinase family protein, giving the protein MNLLKMIRSFRPALSGMRSAFITENNIRIHLLAAFAAVSAGIYFHLPRSEWLWLVAAIGCVLAVEYLNTAIEKLTDIVAPQFNENAGNVKDISAASVLITSITAVIIGAVIFLPYLVK
- a CDS encoding DUF1361 domain-containing protein, whose product is MKIILYLFHRQPNRFNIIIMPILLTFLMMVMYGVRVFYTQDTYYGFLLWNLFLAWLPVVFAFWAYRNYHSGYNTIGILAPALLWLLFFPNAPYLITDLIHMRSRAGIPTWYDAVLVFGYAFTGFMTGLVSLNLIHSILQQVLSSWLSWLMITLLMVMSSYGIYLGRVLRWNSWDRFLSPVPIINDVQDTLFTPASFAMTMLFSALMGITYPFLFYFARTAQKNNAS
- a CDS encoding DUF4173 domain-containing protein — its product is MKPHATLYLPAVGMAIVFYFLFKNEWPGINMPLFLLLSSAVLSIIHPGAFRRATVIASFAAVLLCAIAVLIFNTDISIIAYWLLFGVMVGFIHQRDLRSSGGALLTSWLGLIASPLSWWNALEHFGKNNKPLSSLLKLLRLSILPLAVLLFFFILYVNADQQFESVSGQVMTFLYDQIKILFDYISPSTITFFVFSLLIAAGIFLKRDLQLIVKMELQQGDFLQRKRLKPTGKPGEIDWWQLFFRKSMRSLSNEYNRAILLLLMVNGLLLFVNVVDIKMVWFENTSLASPHTRSQAVHESTYLLLFSIAVAMAILLFFFRGNLNFLKNNRRLLQLSCLWIAQNGILAFTAAIRNYYYIRDYGLAYKRIGVLFFLLLILFSLSILFLKIRDKRSFFYLFRMEGWAICILLVLMSCFSWDPMIATYNLTHFDDEHIDRNFLMTLSHRALPVILEYDHPFENTTNTTPLTGYQQWIIQKGKSFLQSYEATSWPSWNLQDARVYDYLKSQSQFYE
- a CDS encoding transcriptional regulator, which produces MKEIITLINKAFESRQRLGIMSLLMVHDKIDFNTMKELLQLTDGNLATHIAALEKCNYLAVKKSFLGRKTNTSYSATAAGKKAFKDHLGALEKLIKSNR